A window of the Anoplopoma fimbria isolate UVic2021 breed Golden Eagle Sablefish chromosome 17, Afim_UVic_2022, whole genome shotgun sequence genome harbors these coding sequences:
- the rbl1 gene encoding retinoblastoma-like protein 1, producing the protein MRGEEAGAARRSLDGLCQELNMDEGTASEALTAFCGMRATYTLEGDVVHWLACSLYAACRKGSTPTVGKGLMEGNCVSLTRILRTAKLSLIQFFSKMRKWADMSNLPQDFRLRMERLERNFEVSTVIFRKFEPIFMDMFQNPQGGERPRQPRSRKHRRLPCHISDVFKFCWTLFVYTKGNFRMIGDDLVNSYHLLLCCLDLVFGNALLCANRKDLINPTFRGLPALYRADGHVSPDEPPPCVLERLCELHDGLVVEAKGIKQHYFKPYIQKLFHKQILKGNEDHLTELLDPQSFIDNNKAINREYEEYVLTVGDFDERVFLGADADEEIGTPRKIVQEPSASQTNAQSQLQQHVEKSGSLAPSTPLTGRVYLKEKDLLVTPVSSATQSVSRLQSMVGGLRTAPSDHLMQIFRSCSRNPTESILARVKTLGQTFKEHYTNDSEDMPGSHIDFAENRLKLAEILYYKILENVLVQETKRLHGKDMSVLLEQDIFHCSLMACCLEVVLFSYSSQRTFPWIINIFKLTPFYFFKVIEVFIRSEEGLSRDMVKHLNLIEEQVLESRAWSADSALWSALQAAGNKVPTVEEVNFPSSLDTGAGPGSGVVGQSLLPLVALSPIIHPRIREFRSGLGSARKDVPPSPLSVHDRYSSPAAGSAKRRLFGDDPPSRSLGVIPSSPMTSPAKRLTFGTSSTLRIGAQGAQTTVLSIPLQGGNNDRTFTLIPVQPCDSSGTITAQFLLTASPSRSAPTTSDPQTGTGRPRRTGSLALFFRKVYHLASVRLRDLCVKMDVSSELRGKIWTCFENSLVHSTGLMRDRHLDQLLLCSVYIISKITKETHSFHDIMKCYRSQPQASSHVYRSVLLCHREQVADENMEVDPVSGGESAEKSNPVSGRADQSGEEERGDLIQFYNGVFVLKMKSFALRYAVQDNRADAPLSPFPAVRSQPLSPRRVSQRHSLYVSPHKNSAGCLTPNSFTYRINSSPSKELSDINRMIRQGSASRKRAFTMEGDVMMSSACDSPSKRACPENGSSADVLLKRLQDVVSERQSH; encoded by the exons ATGCGGGGAGAGGAGGCCGGCGCGGCGCGGAGGAGTCTGGACGGCCTGTGCCAGGAGCTCAACATGGACGAGGGCACGGCCTCCGAGGCCCTCACGGCCTTCTGCGGCATGAGGGCCACCTACACGCTGGAG GGCGACGTGGTGCACTGGTTGGCCTGCTCTCTGTATGCAGCCTGCAGGAAGGGCTCCACCCCCACGGTGGGTAAAGGGTTAATGGAGGGGAACTGCGTCTCCCTCACCAGGATCCTTCGCACGGCCAAACTCAG TCTGATCCAGTTCTTCTCTAAGATGAGGAAGTGGGCCGACATGTCCAACCTCCCTCAGGACTTCCGGCTGCGCATGGAGCGTCTGGAGCGCAACTTTGAGGTTTCCACCGTCATCTTCCGCAAGTTCGAGCCCATCTTCATGGACATGTTTCAGAACCCGCAGGGGGGGGAGCGGCCACGGCAACCACGCAGCAGGAAGCACAG GCGTCTGCCGTGTCACATCAGCGATGTGTTCAAGTTCTGCTGGACTCTGTTCGTCTACACCAAAG gtAACTTCCGTATGATCGGCGACGACCTGGTGAACTCGTACcacctgctgctctgctgtctgGACCTGGTGTTCGGCAACGCGTTGCTCTGCGCCAACAGGAAGGACCTCATCAACCCCACcttcagag gtctgcCGGCTCTGTACCGCGCTGACGGCCATGTTTCTCCAGACGAGCCTCCTCCGTGTGTGTTGGAGCGGTTGTGTGAGCTGCATGACGGGCTGGTGGTGGAGGCCAAAGGCATCAAACAGCACTACTTCAAACCGTACATCCAGAAGCTGTTCCAcaaacag ATCCTGAAAGGCAACGAGGATCATTTGACAGAACTGTTGGATCCTCAGAGCTTCATTGATAACAA TAAAGCCATAAACAGGGAGTATGAGGAGTACGTGTTGACGGTGGGAGATTTCGATGAGCGAGTGTTTCTGGGAGCCGATGCCGACGAGGAAATCGGGACTCCGAGGAAAATCGTTCAGGAACCGTCAGCCAGTCAGACGAACGCTCAGAGCCAGCTGCAACAACACGTAGagaag tcgGGCTCTCTCGCCCCCTCCACCCCTCTGACGGGGCGGGTCTACCTGAAGGAGAAGGACCTGCTCGTTACGCCCGTCTCCTCGGCAACGCAGAGCGTCAGCCGGCTGCAGAGCATGGTGGGGGGGCTGAGGACGGCGCCCAGCGACCACCTGATGCAGATCTTCAG GTCCTGCTCCAGAAATCCCACAGAGTCCATACTGGCCAGAGTGAAGACACTGGGACAAACCTTCAAAGAACATTACACCAACGACTCAGAGGACATGCCCGGCTCGCATATag ACTTTGCAGAGAACCGTCTGAAGCTGGCTGAGATCCTCTACTACAAGATCCTGGAGAACGTCCTGGTTCAGGAGACCAAACGTCTGCACGGCAAAGACATGAGT gtgtTATTGGAGCAGGATATCTTCCACTGTTCCCTGATGGCGTGTTGTCTGGAGGTGGTGTTGTTCTCCTACAGCTCCCAGAGAACCTTCCCCTGGATCATCAACATCTTCAAACTGACCCCATTCTACTTCTTCAag gtgatcGAGGTGTTCATCCGCTCAGAGGAAGGCCTGTCCAGAGACATGGTGAAGCATCTGAACCTCATCGAGGAGCAGGTTCTGGAGAGCAGAGCGTGGAGCGCAGACTCTGCCCTGTGGAGCGCCTTGCAGGCTGCTGGGAACAAGGTCCCCACGGTGGAGGag gtGAATTTCCCCTCCAGTCTGGACACGGGtgctggtcctggttctggcgTTGTGGGTCAGTCTCTCCTGCCTCTGGTCGCCCTCTCCCCCATCATCCACCCCCGCATCAGGGAGTTCAGATCCGGTCTGGGCAGCGCTCGTaaag ACGTTCCTCCGTCTCCGTTGTCGGTCCACGACCGGTACAGCTCCCCGGCAGCTGGCAGCGCTAAACGCCGTCTGTTCGGCGATGACCCTCCTTCCCGATCTTTGGGCGTGATCCCCAGCAGCCCGATGACGTCGCCCGCCAAAAGGTTGACGTTCGGCACCAGCAGCACCCTGAGGATCGGAGCTCAGGGCGCCCAGACCACCGTCCTCAGCATCCCGCTGCAAG gtgGGAACAACGACCGCACTTTCACGCTGATCCCGGTTCAGCCGTGTGACTCCTCCGGTACGATCACCGCTCAGTTCCTGCTGACCGCCTCTCCGAGCCGCTCCGCCCCCACGACCTCCGACCCCCAGACGGGAACCGGCCGGCCGCGACGCACCGGATCCCTCGCTCTGTTCTTCAGGAAG GTGTACCACCTGGCCAGCGTCCGTCTCAGGGATTTGTGCGTGAAGATGGACGTATCATCGGAGCTGCGAGGGAAAATCTGGACGTGTTTTGAAAACTCGCTGGTCCACAGTACCGGTCTGATGAGGGACCGACACCTGGACCAGCTGCTGCTGTGCAGCGTGTACATCATATCTAAA ATCACCAAAGAGACTCACAGCTTCCACGACATCATGAAGTGTTATCGCAGCCAACCACAGGCCAGCAGCCAc gtgtacCGCAGTGTGTTGCTGTGTCACAGAGAGCAGGTGGCGGATGAGAACATGGAGGTGGATCCTGTTTCAGGTGGAGAAT ctgcagagaaaagcaaTCCGGTGTCGGGCCGAGCCGACCAATCAGGGGAGGAGGAGCGCGGTGACCTCATCCAGTTCTACAACGGCGTCTTCGTCCTGAAGATGAAGAGCTTCGCGCTGCGCTACGCCGTCCAGGACAACCGG GCCGACGCCCCCCTCTCTCCGTTCCCGGCGGTCCgctctcagcctctctctcctcgtcgGGTCTCTCAGAGACACTCTCTCTACGTTTCTCCTCACAAGAACTCAGCCGGCTGTCTCACCCCGAACTCCTTCACCTACAGGATCAACAGCAGCCCGTCCAag GAGTTATCCGACATCAACCGTATGATCCGTCAGGGCAGCGCCAGCAGGAAGCGGGCCTTCACCATGGAGGGGGacgtgatgatgtcatcagccTGCGACTCCCCCAGTAAGAGGGCGTGTCCTGAGAACGGCAGCAGCGCCGACGTTCTGCTGAAGCGGCTGCAGGACGTCGTGTCGGAGCGACAGAGTCACTGA